GCCCGTTGTCCGCGTACTGCCGGTGGTCCACGATCGAGCCGGCGCCGGAGGCGATCTTGCTGGGGAAGGTGGCGTCGGCGTACTTCAGCCTGAAGACGACGGTCTTCGCGTCCGGGGTCCGGACCGTGTCGAGCATGGGGAACATGACGGCCGGACCGGAGGCGTCGTCGATCTTCAGAATGCGGTCGAAGGAGAACTTGACGTCCTCGGAGGTGAGGGCGTCACCGTTGCTGAACTTCAGGCCGTCCTGGAGCGTGCACTTGTAGACCTTGGTCGTGGCGTCCGCGAACGCGCACTCCTTGGCCGCCTCGGGAACCGGCTCCGTACCGCCGTTGGGGAAGCTCAGCAACGACTGGAAGACGTTGTTGAACAACAGCCAGGATCCCGGGTCGTAGCCGGAGGCCGGGTCGGTGGCCAGGACGTCGTCGGACATCCCCATCACCAGGGAGGAGCCGGTGCTGCCGGTGTCGCCCGTCTGCGAGCCGCAGCCGGCGAGCAGACCGACGGCCAGCCCCGTCGCGACGGACAGGACTGGCCACTGGTTGCGCATGTTCACGAGGAGGTGCCTTGTCGTTGTTTCTCTGGAACGCCGCATGGAGCGGGCGCCGGGCCGGGCGCCGGGCCCACGGGACCCGGCGCCTGAGGAGGACCGGTCAGCCGCCCACACCGCGGCCGAGCTCCCACAGCTGGAGCGTGGAGGACGAGTTGAGCGCCCACTCGGTGCCCGTGATGTCGTCCCGCGCGGCGATGTACTGCTTGCCCTGCCACAGCGGCAGGAGCGGTACGTCGTCGGCCACCTTGTCCTGGATCTCGGTGAGGCTCTTCGACGCGGTGAGGCGGTCGGCCTCGCGGCGGGACTCCGGGATCAGCGTGCTGCGGATCGTGGAGTTCACGTACGGGGAGCCGAGGGTGTTGTCCTTGTCGAGGAACGGCGCCAGGTAGTTGTCGGCGTCCGGGAAGTCGGGGAACCAGCCCATGCCGTAGACCTGGTACTCGTTCTTCTTCTCGGCCGGACGGAACGTCGTCCAGGGCTCGCCCTTGATCTCGACGCTGAAGAGGCCGCTGGCGTTGAGCTGCTTCTTCAGCACCTCGAACTCCTGCGCGGTGGCCGAGCCGTAGTGGTCGGTCGTGTAGTGCAGGGTGAGCTTCACCGGGGTGGTGATGCCGGCCTTGTTCAGCGTCGTGGTCGCCTTGGAGACGCTCGGGTCGCCGTACTTGTTGAAGAACGAGTTGGAGTGACCCGTGATGGTGGCCGGGACCATCGAGAACAGCGGCTCGGCCTGGGAGCCGTACACCTTGGAGACGAGCTCGCCGCGGTTGATCACCTCGGCCATGGCCTGGCGGACGGCCTTGCTCTTCACCGACGGGTCGTTGGTGTTGAAGCCGAGGTAGCGGATCTCGAGGCCGGGCATCTCGACCAGGTCGATCTTGCCGGTCGCACCGGCGGCGCCGAGCTTGTTGATCTGCTCCGGCGTCATCGCGCGGGTCATGAGGTCGATGTCGCCCTTGTTGAGCGCGGTGCCCATGGCGTCGGCGCTCTCGAAGGAGCGCATCTCGACCTTGTCGTTCTTCGGCTTCAACAGACCCTTGTAGTTCGGGTTCTTGGTGAAGGTGATCTTGACGGCCTCGTCGTTCTTGACGTCGGCCTGGAGGGTGTACGGACCGGAGCCGTCGACGGAGAAGCCGTCGCGCAGCTTGCCCTTCTCGTAGTCCTTCGGGTTCACGATGCCGGCGACCGGGGTCGACAGCTTGAACGGGAAGGTGGCGTCCGCGGTCTTCAGGTGGAAGATCACCTGGCGGTCGCCCTGCGTCTCCACGGTGTCGACGGTGGACAGCAGCGCGAACACACCACTGTCGGCCTTGAGCGCCATGGCGCGGTCGATCGAGAACTTCACGTCCTTGGCGGTGATCGGGTCACCGCTCGCGAACTTCAGTCCGTCGCGCAGCGTGCAGGCGTAGCGCTCGTTGCCGGAGTCGGTGAAACCGCAGCTCTCGGCAGCCTCGGGCTGGGGGTCGCCGTCACCGCGGGGCTGGACCATCAGCGTCTGCACGGTCTGACGCAGGATGTTCCAGGTGCCGACGTCGTACGCGTACGCCGGGTCGAGAGGAGCCGGGGCATCCTTCGATGCGGTGAACCGGTCCGTGGTGCCCACGACGATCGCACCGCCGCCGCTCCCCCCGCTGTTGGAACCGCCACACGCGGCGAGCACCGGGGCGAGCAGGCCCACAACGGCCGGCAGCACCAAAGTCTTGCGGTTCATGCTCGAGTTTCTCCAGAGCTGTCGTGTCCGTGTACTCGCCATGCAGGGGTGGTGCGGGCGAGTCACCGGGGTTATGGCGAGGTTCTCGCGACGACATTAGTCCGCACCACCAGGACGGCCCGCAGAGACCGGAGTTGAGCTCCCATCACGCTGCGAAACCGGGCGTGGACGCACCGATAACCCGACAGCGGAAGGATTAGTGCAGCGTTCCACCAATCGGGACACAAGGGCACGCCCACCACCCCCGAAAGGGGGGTTACTGCACACGACAGGCCGAATGTCGACCCCTCGTCAGGTGACGAACCTCACACTGCCAACTCGGTGGGAGAGTACCGGAATTCGGCCATCCGGCCCCGGAATCAATTTCCCGTGGCAGGTCCGGGGCCCTTACCTGCGGATACGCAAGGGTTATCGGCACATTCGGTTATGCACGCTGGGTGAACGCCTAGCGCATTTCCGTCATCAGACCTCGGAGGAATGGCAGGTCGACCTCTTCCAGGGAGGTCACGACCGTGCGCCGGACGGCGGGGGCGATCGGTGCGACGGAGGGGACGGCGACCACGTGGCAGCCCGCGGCCTCCGCGGCGGCGACGCCCGTGGCGGTGTCCTCGATGACGGCGCACCGGCCCGGTTCGGCGCCGAGTCCGGACGCCGCCAGCAGATACGGGTCGGGGAAGGGCTTGGTCCGCTCCACCTCGTCGCCCGCGACGGTCAGCGCGAAGTACTGGGGGCCCAGGGAGGCCAGAACACGGTCGATGATGCGCCGGTGCGAGGCGGAGACCAGGGCGGTGGGGATCTCGTGCGCGGCGAGCTCCGCGAGGAGTCTGGCCGCCCCCGGCATCAGCGGCAGCGCCCGGTCGATACGGTCCTCGAAACCGTCGTTGAGCAGCACCGTGAGCTCGCCGAGCGTGATGTCGGCCCCGGTGGCCTCGATCAGGAAACCCGCGCTGCGGGTCATGGGTCCGCCGACCACCACATGGCGCCAGGAGTCGTCGAGGGTGTGCCCGAGCACCCGGAAGATCTCGACCTCGACATCCCACCAGAACCCCTCGGTGTCCACCAGGGTGCCGTCCATGTCCAGGAGCACGGCCTGCAGCGCTGAGCCTTCGGCCGTACGGGTACCGAGCGCGGGAACCGTAGTGGTCATCCTGGCGCACCTCCTTGAGGGACGAGAAGGCCGGTTCCCTCAGGGGGAACCGGCCTGCTGTGGACCGTCCAGTGTACGACGGCGTCAGATGAAACGCCTGTCGGTTGTGAGGGCCCTCACCTCGCGTTGAAGTACTTCGCCTCCGGGTGGTGGATGACGATCGCGTCCGTGGACTGCTCGGGGTGCAGCTGGAACTCCTCCGAGAGGTGGACGCCGATGCGCTCGGGCTCCAGGAGTTCGGCGATCTTGGCGCGATCCTCCAGGTCGGGGCAGGCGCCGTAGCCGAGGGAGAAACGGGCACCGCGGTACTTGAGGTCGAACATGTCCTCGATGGCCGAGGGGTCCTCACCGGCGAAGCCGAGCTCGGAGCGGACGCGGGCGTGCCAGTACTCGGCGAGGGCCTCGGCCAGCTGCACGGACAGGCCGTGCAGTTCGAGGTAGTCACGGTAGGAGTTCGCCGCGAAGAGCTCGGCCGTCTCCTCACCGATGCGGGAGCCGACCGTGACGACCTGGAGGCCGACGACGTCCCGCTCACCGGACTCCTCGGGCCGGAAGAAGTCGGCCAGGCACAGCCGCCGTCCGCGGCGCTGGCGCGGGAAGGTGAAGCGGGTGCGCTCGTTGCCCTGTTCGTCCAGGATGATCAGGTCGTCGTCCTTGGACACACAGGGGAAGTAGCCGTAGACGACGGCCGCTTCGAGCAGGTTGTCGGTCTGGAGCTTGTCCAGCAGTCCGCGCAGCCGGGGCCGGCCCTCGGTCTCGACGAGTTCCTCGTACGTCGGTCCGTCGCCCACGCGGGCCTGCTTCAGGCCCCACTGGCCCTTGAACAGCGCGCCCTCGTCCAGCCAGGAGGCGTACTCCTTGAGTTGGATGCCCTTGATGACACGGGTGCCCCAGAAGGGCGGGGTGGGCACCGGGTTGTCGACGGATACGTCCGAGCGGACGTGGCCCTCCTCCGGGCGCTCCTCGACGACCGTCGGGGCGGTGGCCCTCACTCGGCGCTGCTTGAGCTCCGGCAGTACGGCCCCCGGCACGCCCCGCTTGACCCCGATGAGCGCGTCCATCAGGCGCAGGCCCTCGAACGCGTCCCGGGCGTAGCGGACTTCGCCCTCGTAGATCTCGTACAGGTCCTGCTCGACGTACGCCCTCGTGAGGGCGGCGCCGCCGAGGATGACCGGGTAATCGGCGGACAGACCCCGCTGGTTGAGCTCCTCCAGGTTCTCCTTCATGATCACCGTGGACTTGACGAGCAGGCCCGACATGCCGATGACGTCGGCCCGGTGCTCCTCGGCCGCGTCCAGGATCGCGGAGACCGGCTGCTTGATGCCGAGGTTGACGACGTTGTAGCCGTTGTTGGACAGGATGATGTCGACGAGGTTCTTGCCGATGTCGTGCACGTCGCCGCGCACGGTCGCCAGCACGATGGTGCCCTTGCCCTCGGCGTCCGACTTCTCCATGTGCGGTTCGAGGTAGGCGACCGCGGACTTCATGACCTCGGCGGACTGGAGCACGAACGGCAACTGCATCTGGCCGGAGCCGAACAGCTCTCCGACCACCTTCATGCCGTCGAGCAGCGTCTCGTTGACGATGTCGAGGGCGGGGCGGGTCTGGAGGGCCTCGGCGAGGTCGGCCTCGAGGCCGTTCTTCTCGCCGTCGATGATGCGCCGCTTGAGTCGCTCGTCCAGGGGCAGCGCGGCCAGCTCCTCGGCCTTGCCCGCCTTCAGCGACTTGGTGGTGGCGCCCTCGAACAGCGCCATCAGCTTCTGGAGGGGGTCGTAGGCCGGTTCGTCGCCCTGCTGGGCGATGCGCCGGTCGTAGATCAGGTCGAGGGCGGTGGTGACCTGCTCCTCGTCGAAGCGCGCGATGGGGAGGATCTTCGACGCGTGCACGATCGCCGAGTCCAGGCCCGCCTTGACGCACTCGTCGAGGAAGACCGAGTTCAGCAGGATGCGCGCGGCCGGGTTGAGTCCGAAGGAGATGTTCGACAGGCCCAGCGTGGTCTGCACGTCGGGGCGGCGGCGCTTGAGCTCGCGGATCGCCTCGATGGTGGCGATGCCGTCCTTGCGGGACTCCTCCTGGCCGGTGCAGATGGTGAAGGTCAGGGTGTCGATGAGGATGTCCGACTCATGGATGCCCCAGTTCGTCGTCAGGTCCTCGATGAGCCGTTCGGCGATGGCCACCTTGGTCTCGACGGTGCGGGCCTGGCCCTCCTCGTCGATGGTCAGCGCGATCAGCGCCGCGCCGTGCTCCTGCGCCAGCCCGGTGACCTTGGCGAAGCGGGACTCGGGGCCGTCGCCGTCCTCGTAGTTGACGGAGTTGATGACGGCCCGGCCGCCGAGCTTCTCCAGGCCTGCGCGCAGGACGTCGACCTCGGTGGAGTCCAGCACGATGGGCAGCGTGGAGGCGGTGGCGAAGCGTCCGGCGAGCTCCCGCATGTCCGCGACGCCGTCCCGGCCCACGTAGTCGACGCACAGGTCGAGCATGTGGGCGCCCTCGCGGATCTGGTCGCGGGCCATCTCCACACAGTCGTCCCAGCGGGCCTCCAGCATGGCCTCGCGGAACTTCTTCGAGCCGTTGGCGTTGGTGCGCTCACCGATCGCCATGTACGCGGTGTCCTGGCGGAACGGGACGGTCTGGTAGAGGGAGGCGGCGCCCGGTTCCGGCTGGGGGCGCCGCTCCGCCGGTGCCATCCCGCGCACGCGCTCGACGACCTGGCGCAGGTGCTCGGGGGTGCTGCCGCAGCAGCCGCCGACCAGGGACAGGCCGTACTGCCGGACGAAGGTCTCCTGCGCGTCCGCCATCTCGGGCGGGGTCAGCGGGAAGTACGCCCCGTCCTTGGTGAGGATGGGCAGCCCGGCGTTCGGCATGCACAGCAGCGGGATGCGGGAGTGGCGGGCGAGGTAGCGCAGGTGCTCGCTCATCTCGGCGGGGCCGGTGGAGCAGTTCAGGCCGATCATGTCGATGCCCAGCGGTTCCAGCGCGGTCAGCGCGGCGCCGATCTCCGAGCCCAGCAGCATCGTGCCGGTCGTCTCGAAGGCGAGGGAGACCAGCAAAGGCAGGTCGGCCCCGAGCGCGTCCAGGGCCCGGCGGGCGCCGAGGATGGACGACTTCGTCTGGAGGAGGTCCTGGGTGGTCTCGACGATCAGGGCGTCCGCGCCGCCGGCGATCAGGCCCTCGGCGTTCGCCTGGAAGCCGTCGCGCAGCGTGTGGAAGCCGATGTGGCCGAGGGTCGGCAGCTTCGTACCGGGGCCGATGGAGCCCAGCACCCACCGCCGGCGGCCGTCGCGGCCGGCGAACTCGTCGGCCACCTCGCGGGCGATGCGGGCGCCCGCCTCGGACAGCTCGTGCACGCGGTCGGAGATCTCGTACTCGGCCATGGCCGAGTGGTTGGCGCCGAAGCTGTTCGTCTCCACGCAGTCCACGCCCACCTCGAAGTAGGCCTCGTGGACGGAACGGACGATGTCGGGGCGGGTGATGTTCAGAATCTCGTTGCAGCCCTCGAGGTTCTCGAAGTCCTCCAGCGTCGGATCCTGCGCCTGCAGCATCGTGCCCATCGCGCCGTCGGCCACCACGACACGCTCGGCGAGCGCCTCGCGGAGGGCGGCGATGCGGGTCCGGTTCTCGGCAAGCTCGGACGAAAGGGACGGGTTCGGCAACGAAGCCATGAAGGTGCTCCCTGAAGTGCGACGGCTGTCGGCTTTGCGCTTCCCATGGAAGGCGCACGCCGTCAGGGTAGCCCGAGCACCGTCACGGGGTCAGGGCCGTCCACGGGGCGGACGGGCGTGGCGGGTGCGTCCGGGGTGTTAAGACAGATCGAACCTGTTGCGACGACCCATTAGCGGGAGCTCGGCAACGAACGGTAGTGTTCGACATTGCCGAACGGCGGTAGCGGAGGCGCACGCTGTCGGTCGAAGGGGACGGAGGCAGCACGGCGATGGCACGGAACATCCAGTCGCTCGAACGGGCGGCGGCGATGCTGCGGCTCCTCGCGGGCGGCGAGCGGCAGCTCGGCCTGTCCGACATCGCCTCCTCGCTGGGCCTGGCCAAGGGCACGGCCCACGGCATACTGCGCACCCTCCAGCAGGAGGGCTTCGTCGAACAGGACAGCGTCTCGGGGCGCTACCAGCTCGGCGCCGAGCTGCTGCGGCTCGGCACCACCTATCTCGACGTGCACGAGCTGCGCGCGCGGGCGCTGGTGTGGACCGACGACCTGGCCCGCTCCAGCGGCGAGAGCGTCTACCTGGGTGTGCTGCACCAACACGGCGTACTGATCGTGCACCACGTGTTCCGGCCCGACGACAGCCGTCAGGTGCTGGAGGTCGGGGCCATGCAGCCGCTGCACTCCACGGCCCTGGGCAAGGTCCTGTCCGCCTACGACCCGGTGGCGCACAGCGAGGTCCTGGAGGCCGAGCGGAAGACGTTCACGGCCCGCACGACGGTCGAACCGGAGCAGTTCGAGGGGGTCCTCGACCTGACCCGCGCGCGCGGGTACGCCGACGACGTCGAGGAGACATGGACGGGCGTCGCCTCGGTCGCGGCACCCATCCACAACCGGCGGCGCATGCCGGTGGGCGCGGTGGGCATCGCGGGAGCCGTGGAGCGGATCTGCCGGGACGGCGAGGTGCGCCCCGAGCTGATCGCGGCGGTGCGGGACTGCGCCCGCGCGGTCTCC
This portion of the Streptomyces mirabilis genome encodes:
- a CDS encoding ABC transporter substrate-binding protein; translated protein: MNRKTLVLPAVVGLLAPVLAACGGSNSGGSGGGAIVVGTTDRFTASKDAPAPLDPAYAYDVGTWNILRQTVQTLMVQPRGDGDPQPEAAESCGFTDSGNERYACTLRDGLKFASGDPITAKDVKFSIDRAMALKADSGVFALLSTVDTVETQGDRQVIFHLKTADATFPFKLSTPVAGIVNPKDYEKGKLRDGFSVDGSGPYTLQADVKNDEAVKITFTKNPNYKGLLKPKNDKVEMRSFESADAMGTALNKGDIDLMTRAMTPEQINKLGAAGATGKIDLVEMPGLEIRYLGFNTNDPSVKSKAVRQAMAEVINRGELVSKVYGSQAEPLFSMVPATITGHSNSFFNKYGDPSVSKATTTLNKAGITTPVKLTLHYTTDHYGSATAQEFEVLKKQLNASGLFSVEIKGEPWTTFRPAEKKNEYQVYGMGWFPDFPDADNYLAPFLDKDNTLGSPYVNSTIRSTLIPESRREADRLTASKSLTEIQDKVADDVPLLPLWQGKQYIAARDDITGTEWALNSSSTLQLWELGRGVGG
- a CDS encoding HAD family phosphatase, whose product is MTTTVPALGTRTAEGSALQAVLLDMDGTLVDTEGFWWDVEVEIFRVLGHTLDDSWRHVVVGGPMTRSAGFLIEATGADITLGELTVLLNDGFEDRIDRALPLMPGAARLLAELAAHEIPTALVSASHRRIIDRVLASLGPQYFALTVAGDEVERTKPFPDPYLLAASGLGAEPGRCAVIEDTATGVAAAEAAGCHVVAVPSVAPIAPAVRRTVVTSLEEVDLPFLRGLMTEMR
- the metH gene encoding methionine synthase encodes the protein MASLPNPSLSSELAENRTRIAALREALAERVVVADGAMGTMLQAQDPTLEDFENLEGCNEILNITRPDIVRSVHEAYFEVGVDCVETNSFGANHSAMAEYEISDRVHELSEAGARIAREVADEFAGRDGRRRWVLGSIGPGTKLPTLGHIGFHTLRDGFQANAEGLIAGGADALIVETTQDLLQTKSSILGARRALDALGADLPLLVSLAFETTGTMLLGSEIGAALTALEPLGIDMIGLNCSTGPAEMSEHLRYLARHSRIPLLCMPNAGLPILTKDGAYFPLTPPEMADAQETFVRQYGLSLVGGCCGSTPEHLRQVVERVRGMAPAERRPQPEPGAASLYQTVPFRQDTAYMAIGERTNANGSKKFREAMLEARWDDCVEMARDQIREGAHMLDLCVDYVGRDGVADMRELAGRFATASTLPIVLDSTEVDVLRAGLEKLGGRAVINSVNYEDGDGPESRFAKVTGLAQEHGAALIALTIDEEGQARTVETKVAIAERLIEDLTTNWGIHESDILIDTLTFTICTGQEESRKDGIATIEAIRELKRRRPDVQTTLGLSNISFGLNPAARILLNSVFLDECVKAGLDSAIVHASKILPIARFDEEQVTTALDLIYDRRIAQQGDEPAYDPLQKLMALFEGATTKSLKAGKAEELAALPLDERLKRRIIDGEKNGLEADLAEALQTRPALDIVNETLLDGMKVVGELFGSGQMQLPFVLQSAEVMKSAVAYLEPHMEKSDAEGKGTIVLATVRGDVHDIGKNLVDIILSNNGYNVVNLGIKQPVSAILDAAEEHRADVIGMSGLLVKSTVIMKENLEELNQRGLSADYPVILGGAALTRAYVEQDLYEIYEGEVRYARDAFEGLRLMDALIGVKRGVPGAVLPELKQRRVRATAPTVVEERPEEGHVRSDVSVDNPVPTPPFWGTRVIKGIQLKEYASWLDEGALFKGQWGLKQARVGDGPTYEELVETEGRPRLRGLLDKLQTDNLLEAAVVYGYFPCVSKDDDLIILDEQGNERTRFTFPRQRRGRRLCLADFFRPEESGERDVVGLQVVTVGSRIGEETAELFAANSYRDYLELHGLSVQLAEALAEYWHARVRSELGFAGEDPSAIEDMFDLKYRGARFSLGYGACPDLEDRAKIAELLEPERIGVHLSEEFQLHPEQSTDAIVIHHPEAKYFNAR
- a CDS encoding IclR family transcriptional regulator — its product is MARNIQSLERAAAMLRLLAGGERQLGLSDIASSLGLAKGTAHGILRTLQQEGFVEQDSVSGRYQLGAELLRLGTTYLDVHELRARALVWTDDLARSSGESVYLGVLHQHGVLIVHHVFRPDDSRQVLEVGAMQPLHSTALGKVLSAYDPVAHSEVLEAERKTFTARTTVEPEQFEGVLDLTRARGYADDVEETWTGVASVAAPIHNRRRMPVGAVGIAGAVERICRDGEVRPELIAAVRDCARAVSRDLGAGRF